In Fusobacterium nucleatum, the genomic stretch AAAGCTGGTTTTTCTATCTCACCTTTTTCTATCATTTCTTTTAATTGATATAAGGCAGTAGGTGCATTTCCTAAAATAAATATCTTTGTTTCAGGGTCTTTTCCTGCTTTTCTCATTCCAACTATTGAACGAGTAAGTCCTTCTTTTTTAGCTTCTTCAATTACTTCTTTGTCAGAAACTAATGAGTAAGCAGAACAATTATATTTAGCTAGTGCAGGTTTACTAAGCCCATTCACTATCATATTTGTATCACAATAAATTTTACAACCTTTTTCTAAAGCTTTTAATCCACTTTCTATTGCATTATTTTGAAATTCTATTAAATCAGCATATTCAAAATCTGCTGAGGTATGGACTATTCTTTTAACTATAAGCAATTCACTTTCAGAGAATTTTTTCACTTTATCCCCTAATTCTTCTTCAATAATCTCAAAACTTCTTTTCTCTATATCTCCTGGTATTTTTATATAACTCATTATTATCACCTCTAATTTCCCTATTATTTTTTTATATATTTTCTTGCTTTATATTCTCCAACAGCTTCTAAAATATTTTCTTTAACCAATTTATTTAAAAATCTTTTTGCTGTTGCTTCTGAGATATCTAACAAGTTTTTAGCTTCTTTATTGTTAATAGAATTATTTTGATTCAAATACTTTATAACTAATTTTGTTCTTTCTTCATTTTTATCAGTCATTTTTTCTGTTTCAATTAATTCTATTAAAGTCTCATTAATAATTCTTAACATAAATAAAATAAATTCTGTAGATTCTCCACTTTAAAATACCTCTTCTATAAATTTATAGCTTCCAAAAAAATGTATATGTGGATAACCAGCATACAGATTCTTTTCATTAAATATACATTCCCAAGTCCTACCATCTTTTTTTACTGCTTTAAATTTTCTTGTATCTTCTAATACTGCTTTTAATTTTGAATAGTGAAATTCATGTCCTCTTGCAACTTCAATATTATTTTTATCATTTATTGATATATAACCAAACCTTGAAATATCCAATCTATTAGTCATATTTATCACACAAGGAACTAATTCACACATCTTAAATATTTTACCATCTGTTTGTTCTATGCCATTACTTAGATACATAAAACCTCCACATTCAGCTAAAATACTTTTACCTTGTTCATAATTCTCTTTAATAGAATTAATCATTTCTTTATTATTTGATAATTCTTCTGCAAAGTTTTCTGGATAACCTCCACCTAAGTAAATAGCATCACATTCAGGCACTTTATTATTTTTTATTGGAGAAAAATATCTCACTTTAAAGCCCATATATTCTAAAAATTCTATATTATCATTATAATAAAATGAAAACGCTCTATCTTGTGCTATTGCAATAATCTTCCCAGCATATCTATCTTTTAAATAAGATATATATAATGGAGGCTCTATTTCATCCTTATTCTCATTAAAATTACGAGTTTGTTCACTTGCAATTTTTTCTATTTCTTTTAAATCTATATTTTCTAATACGAGATTTCTCAAAATAGATAATTTTTCTCTTAAATCTTCCACTTCATTTGCTTGTAAAAGTCCTAAGTGCCTACTTGAAATATTTAATTTATCATTTTTTTCAATAAAGCCTAAACATTTAACACCAGTATAATTTTCAATAGCTTCTTTAAATATAGCATAAGTTTTAGCACTTGATACCTTATTTATAATAACTCCTGCTATATTTACCCTTGGATCTAGCATTTTATATCCTAAAACTTGTGCTGCTATACTTGTGCTTTTTCCAATACCATCTAAAACCAAAATAACAGGTATTCCCAAAAATCTTGCAATATGTGCCGAACTATTATTATCCAAAGAATTATCTATTCCATCATATAGTCCCATAACACCTTCAACTATTGAAATATTTTTATGATGTTTATAGAAACTATATTTAACCCCCTGTTCTCCCATCATAAATATATCTAAATTATAACTTTTATTCCCAGTTATAAATTCATGAAAACCTGGGTCTATATAGTCAGGTCCAACCTTAAATGGTGAAACATTATTAAAAGCCGACATCAATGCCATAGATATTGTTGTTTTTCCTATCCCACTACTTACACCAGCAAGCATAAATGCTTTCATTTTATATTCCCCTTTCTATCCTCTATACTCAACAAATTCAGCCAATGTTTCCAACATTTTTAAATTTGATTGTCTATCTTTAATTGCAAGCCTAACAAAATGATAATCTAAAAATTTAAAATTTGAGGCATCTCTTATTAATATATTTTCCTCTATCATCTTCTCTCTTAGATTTTCTGAACTAATATTAGTTAATTTTATTAAAATAAAATTACATTCCGTTTTATATGCTTTTATATATTGAAACTCACTTAATTCCTTATACATAAATTTCTTTTCTTCTAAAATCCATTTTTCAGATTTTTCAATATATTCTTTATCATCAAGCATTATAAGCCCTGCAAGATTTGCAAAAGTATTTACAGTCCAAGGCTCTTTTTCTTCCCACATCTTCTTTAAAATCTCGTCATCAAAAGCTAGTCCGTAACCTAATCTAAGCCCTGGTATAGCAAAAAATTTTGTAAAAGCTCTCATTATAAAGACATTTTTATTTTTTAATAAAGAAACTGTTTTTTCTTTCCAATTCTCTATAAATTCTATAAAGGCTTCATCTATAAAAATTCTTGTATTTTTATTTTCACAAGTTTTTACAATTTCTTTTATATCCTCTAATTTAATAAATTGTCCTGTGGGATTATTTGGATTACATAATAATAATAAATCATAATTATTATTTTCTATTTCTTTTTTTAAATTTATAATATTAGGATAAAAATCATCACTTTCTTTAAGCTCAAAATATTCTATCTTTGCAGAAACGGATTTTAATGCTCTTTCATATTCTGCAAAACAAGGTGCTAATATTAACACTTTTTTAGGTTTTAAAGCTCTTATATAAAGAAAAAGTATTTCTGTTGCTCCATTTCCAACAATAATATTATCCATATTTAATGAATTAAATTCTGCTATTTTTTTTCTTAATTCAATATAATAAGGGTCAGGATAATTTACCAATTTATCAAAATTTTCTTTTGCTATATCTATAAATTTTTGTGGTACTCCCAAGGGATTTATATTAGAACTGTAATCTAGAATATTATTTTTACCTTCCCTTTGAAATTTATAAATATTTCCTCCATGTAAATCTTTCATAAATACTCCAAATTTATTAAAATTTTAGTAAGCCATTTTCATCAAATTGAAAATCAGGTCCCCATACTACTTCCCAAAAATAATTGTCTAAATCAGAAAAATATGCATGATAGCCTCCCCAAAAAACATTTTGAGGTTCTTTAATAATTTTTCCCCCTGCATTTTTAACTAATTCAATAACTTTATCAACATCTTCTTTTTTCTCAACATTATATGCTAAGGTAAATCCACTAAAACCACTTCCAATTTTAAGACTGCTCTCATCAATATCTTTTACTAATAAATCCAATGGATATAATTCAAACTTTGTTCCTGGGGTATCAAAAAAACAAACTGGTGGATTGTTCTCTTTGCAATTTGTTTTATATCCCAAAGCATCTCTATAAAATTTTATTGCTTTCTCCATGTTTTTTACACCTAAACAAATACAAGTAATTTTATTCATTTTTTACCTCCAATAACATCATGTAAAATAGTTCATCACTGGATAGATTTTTAATGCAATTCACTTATTTTATATTACATTTATCATTTTAATTGCAATAAATATTAAAGTTGCTATAAAAGACACCACATATAATATATTTACAGCTTTTTTAATATCTTCATAGTCAAATTCTTTTAACTTATCTCCTATTTTTTGTTTTTCATAATCTTTACCAAAATAACTAATTTCCCCACCAAATTGTATTCCTAATGCTCCTGCATATGCTGATTCACTTTGCCCAGAGTTTGGGCTTGAATGTTTTTTTCTATCTCTAAAAAATATTTTTAAAGAATTTTTAAAATTATACCCCAATATTAAACTTGATAAAGGTACAAATATTAGACCTGTAAGTCTTGCTGGGATAAAGTTTGCTATATCATCAACTCTTGCAGAAACTTTTCCAAAATCTATATATTTTTCATTCTTATAGCCAACCATAGAATCTAAAGTATTTATTGCCTTATATGTCATAGCAAAAGGTAAGGCAAGAGATACCACTTTTCCGAATAGTTCAACATAAAAGAAACTTCCAACAAAGGCAAAGAATGCTGGAGAAATAAAACCATCTACTGTATTTTCAGCTATTGTTTCAACTACACTCATAATAATTTTATCAAGTGATAGAGTATTTGTATCTCTACTGACAAGATATGATAATTCTTTTTTAGCTTTTTCAATATCTCCTGATTTTAAAATTCTATAAACTTTTTTTCCCTCATCTGCTAAACTTTTAGTTGCAAGTGTTGTAAAAAGAAAAAATATTTCTACAAC encodes the following:
- a CDS encoding DeoR family transcriptional regulator, whose amino-acid sequence is MLRIINETLIELIETEKMTDKNEERTKLVIKYLNQNNSINNKEAKNLLDISEATAKRFLNKLVKENILEAVGEYKARKYIKK
- a CDS encoding cobyrinate a,c-diamide synthase is translated as MKAFMLAGVSSGIGKTTISMALMSAFNNVSPFKVGPDYIDPGFHEFITGNKSYNLDIFMMGEQGVKYSFYKHHKNISIVEGVMGLYDGIDNSLDNNSSAHIARFLGIPVILVLDGIGKSTSIAAQVLGYKMLDPRVNIAGVIINKVSSAKTYAIFKEAIENYTGVKCLGFIEKNDKLNISSRHLGLLQANEVEDLREKLSILRNLVLENIDLKEIEKIASEQTRNFNENKDEIEPPLYISYLKDRYAGKIIAIAQDRAFSFYYNDNIEFLEYMGFKVRYFSPIKNNKVPECDAIYLGGGYPENFAEELSNNKEMINSIKENYEQGKSILAECGGFMYLSNGIEQTDGKIFKMCELVPCVINMTNRLDISRFGYISINDKNNIEVARGHEFHYSKLKAVLEDTRKFKAVKKDGRTWECIFNEKNLYAGYPHIHFFGSYKFIEEVF
- the cbiB gene encoding adenosylcobinamide-phosphate synthase CbiB encodes the protein MFNYFAVKFGLAYIIDLILGDPRWLYHPVIIIGKLISFLEKILYKAKNKIFSGAILNILTLSTTFIVSLFLARAGYVVEIFFLFTTLATKSLADEGKKVYRILKSGDIEKAKKELSYLVSRDTNTLSLDKIIMSVVETIAENTVDGFISPAFFAFVGSFFYVELFGKVVSLALPFAMTYKAINTLDSMVGYKNEKYIDFGKVSARVDDIANFIPARLTGLIFVPLSSLILGYNFKNSLKIFFRDRKKHSSPNSGQSESAYAGALGIQFGGEISYFGKDYEKQKIGDKLKEFDYEDIKKAVNILYVVSFIATLIFIAIKMINVI
- a CDS encoding pyridoxal phosphate-dependent aminotransferase, whose protein sequence is MKDLHGGNIYKFQREGKNNILDYSSNINPLGVPQKFIDIAKENFDKLVNYPDPYYIELRKKIAEFNSLNMDNIIVGNGATEILFLYIRALKPKKVLILAPCFAEYERALKSVSAKIEYFELKESDDFYPNIINLKKEIENNNYDLLLLCNPNNPTGQFIKLEDIKEIVKTCENKNTRIFIDEAFIEFIENWKEKTVSLLKNKNVFIMRAFTKFFAIPGLRLGYGLAFDDEILKKMWEEKEPWTVNTFANLAGLIMLDDKEYIEKSEKWILEEKKFMYKELSEFQYIKAYKTECNFILIKLTNISSENLREKMIEENILIRDASNFKFLDYHFVRLAIKDRQSNLKMLETLAEFVEYRG
- a CDS encoding precorrin-8X methylmutase, coding for MSYIKIPGDIEKRSFEIIEEELGDKVKKFSESELLIVKRIVHTSADFEYADLIEFQNNAIESGLKALEKGCKIYCDTNMIVNGLSKPALAKYNCSAYSLVSDKEVIEEAKKEGLTRSIVGMRKAGKDPETKIFILGNAPTALYQLKEMIEKGEIEKPALVIGVPVGFVGAAESKEEFKKLGVPYITVNGRKGGSTIGVAILHGIIYQIYKREGFQV
- a CDS encoding VOC family protein gives rise to the protein MNKITCICLGVKNMEKAIKFYRDALGYKTNCKENNPPVCFFDTPGTKFELYPLDLLVKDIDESSLKIGSGFSGFTLAYNVEKKEDVDKVIELVKNAGGKIIKEPQNVFWGGYHAYFSDLDNYFWEVVWGPDFQFDENGLLKF